From the Candidatus Dadabacteria bacterium genome, the window GCGTCGGGACAGACCCCGGGATCCGTGGTGTATACCCCGTCCACGTCATCCTTGTAGAGTTCGCACGCGTCGGCTCCCATCACGGCCGCGAGCGCCACCGCGGTCAGGTCGGAGCCTCCGCGCCCGAGCGTGGTAAGATTCCCGTTCTCGTCGACTCCCTGGAATCCCGCTACTACGACCGCTTTCTTTTCACCCAGGGCGACACGGATGTTCCTGTCGTCAATCGATTTTATCTTCGCCTTGGAGTAAATGTTGTCGGTGGTGATCCTTATCTGGTGTCCCTGGAAAGATATCGCGTCCTGCCCGAGCGATTTTATAGTCATCGCCACGAGGCCGGAGGATACCTGCTCCCCGCTTGAGGTTATAACGTCAAACTCCCTTTCATCGGGAGGATCCATTATCTCTTTTGCGAGGCCGACCAGCCTGTCGGTTTCCCCAGCCATGGCGGAAACCACCGCTATCACGTCGTTTTTCTTCTTTTTCGTTGCTACGATGTGCTCGGCTACGCGCCTTATTTTCTCGATGCTAGCAACGCTTGTTCCGCCGTATTTCTGAACGACAAGAGCCATTTTCCCTTACCTGCAACCTTTATTGTTCTCGATTCCTCATCCCCTCGGGGCGGGAATTGGATATCAATTATAACAGCGTTTCCCGGTAATACATCCCGCACCTTGTCCGCCCATTCCACGACGGAAACTCCGTCTCCGTAGAAAAATTCCTCATAGCCCGTATCCTCGAACTCCGCCCCGCCAGACAGTCTGTAGACATCGAAGTGAAAAAGAGGCACGCTGCCTTCGTAGCAGTTCATTATGACGAATGTGGGGCTGTTGGGTTCCTCCTCTATTCCCAGGCCGCGGGCAAGGCCCTTGGCAAAAACCGTTTTTCCCGCCCCGAGATCTCCCGTGAGTCCCACTACGGAGCCCCGGGGTATGAGTTTCCCCATTATCTCGCCGCAAAGCATAGTCTGCTCGGGTTTGCTTACTTCTAGTAGGAATGCGGGGTCCATGGGAACTATCTTACCGTGGCGAAATGCCTTTCTTCCGTGGATGAGATGACGGAATTTCTTGAAGCGGGGATTTTACGCGATATTTCAGAGGCGGTAAAGCCCGCGGTGCCCGTTTCATCTAAAAGAAGGTCGGCCGCGTGGCCGTGGAGGAAGACGCCGAGCAGGCAGGACTGAAGGGGGTCGTATCCCTGGGCCGCGAGTCCCCCGATTATTCCCGTAAGCACGTCTCCGGTTCCGGCCGTGGCCATGGCGGAATTTCCGGTCGGGTTTATGAACACCTCCCCGCCGGGGGTGGAGACGACCGTTCTCGCTCCCTTAAGAACGACGTAGCAGCCGTATTTTTCGGAAAAACGGGTCGAGATCCCGACGCGGTCATCCTGCACCTGTTTTGTTCTTACGCCGCAGAGTCTTGCCATTTCCCCTGGGTGCGGGGTTGTTATCGCGGGAATTTTCGTTTTCCTTAGAATCTCGGGGTTCTTTG encodes:
- the tsaE gene encoding tRNA (adenosine(37)-N6)-threonylcarbamoyltransferase complex ATPase subunit type 1 TsaE — its product is MDPAFLLEVSKPEQTMLCGEIMGKLIPRGSVVGLTGDLGAGKTVFAKGLARGLGIEEEPNSPTFVIMNCYEGSVPLFHFDVYRLSGGAEFEDTGYEEFFYGDGVSVVEWADKVRDVLPGNAVIIDIQFPPRGDEESRTIKVAGKGKWLLSFRNTAEQALLASRK